In the genome of Massilia sp. UMI-21, the window CTGTGCATCTCGCGCGCCGTGGCCGACGAGCTGGCGGGCTGGATCGAACGCGAGGGCCTGCAGCGCCGCACGCCCCTGAGCCTCGGCCACTTCCACCTGGGCGCCGACATCGACGCCAGCGCGCCGAGCTTCGGCCTGCCGCCGGACGCCGAGCAGGTGCTGGCGGCGCTGGGGCAGCGCCCGAGCTTCATCATGGTCGGCACCGTCGAGCCGCGCAAGGGCCACACCCAGACGCTGGACGCCTTCGAGCTGCTGTGGCAACGCGGCGAGGACGTCAACCTGGTGGTGGTGGGCAAGCAGGGCTGGATGATGGAAAAGCTGTGCGAGCGCATGAGCACGCACCCGGAACATGCCAAGCGCCTGTTCTGGATGAACGGCATCTCGGACGAGATGCTGCTCAAGCTGTACGGCGCTTCTTCGGCCCTGCTCTCGCCCTCCGAAGGCGAAGGCTTCGGCCTGCCGCTGATCGAAGCGGCCCAGAAAGGCATTCCGATCATCGCGCGCAGCCTGCCGGTGTTCCGCGAAGTCGCCGGCGAACACGCTTATTACTTCGACGGCCTGGCGCCGCAAGACCTGGCCGACGCGATCAAGACCTGGCTGGCGCTGCAGCGCGAAGGCAAGGCGCCGCAGTCGACCGGCATGCCCTGGCTGACCTGGGACCAGAGCGCGCAGCAAGTGCTCGACGGCCTGGTGCGCCAGCAGTGGTACCGTGTTCTGCCCCCTGCCGAGCCGCGCCATGGCTGAGCCGACCATCACCACCGACCTGGGACGTCCGCTGGTCGTCGACCTGGACGGCAGCCTGATCCATTCCGACCTGTTGTGGGAAGCGATCGTGCTGTTCCTGAAGAAGAACATCCTGCGCGCCTGGCTGCTGCCGTTCTGGCTCCTGGCCGGCAAGGCGGCGTTCAAGGAAAGACTGGCGCGCGAAGTCGAACTCGATCCGGCGGCCCTGCCCTATGACGCGGTGGTGCTGGCCCTGGTGCGCGCCGAGCGCGAGCGCGGACGCCGCATCGTGCTGGCGACCGGCTCGCAGCGCCGCTTCGCCGAACAGATCGCGGGCCATCTCGGCCTGTTCGACCTGGTGCTCGCCACCGGCGACGGCATCAACCTGACCTCGCACAACAAGGCGCGCCGTCTCGCCGAACTGTATGGCGCGCAGGGCTACGACTACCTCGGCAATTCGCGCGCCGACCTGCCGGTGTGGCTGGGCTGCGCGCATCCCTGGTCGGTCACCTGCAAGCCCTTCCGCCTGGCGGACGGCCGCGTGACCGTGCATTCCGGCAGCGTGCGCGGCAATACGGCGCGGGCGCTGTTCAAGGCCCTGCGGCCGCGCCAGTGGCTGAAGAACCTGCTGGTGTTCGTGCCGATGCTGGCCGGCCATGCGCTCGACCTGCCCACCTTCAGCGCCTCGCTGGTGGCCTTCGTCGCGTTCTCGCTGTGCGCCTCCAGTGCCTACCTGCTCAACGACGCGCTCGACGCCCAGGACGACCGCGTGCACCCGACCAAGCACACGCGCCCGATCGCCTCGGGCGCCCTGCCGCTGCCGCTGGCCCTGTTCGCCAGTCCGCTGCTGGCGCTCGCCGCGATCGCGCTGTGCGCGGCCTTCAACGTGCTGCTGCTGGCGGCCGTGCTGGTGTATTTCGCCAGCACCGTGGCCTATTCGGTCTGGCTGAAGCGCCTGCTGATGGTCGACATCGTCGCGCTCGCCGTCCTGTACAGCCTGCGCGTCGTGGGTGGCGCGGCGGCCACCGGCATCCCGCCGTCGTTCTGGCTGCTGGGCTTTTCCTTCTTCATCTTCCTGAGCCTGGCCCTGCTCAAGCGCCACAGCGAGCTGATCAACCTGCACAAGCGCGGCAAGGACAAGACCCGCGGACGCGGCTACACGGTCGAGGACCGGACCCCGGTCGGCATCATGGGCGTCAACAGCGCCTTTGTGTCGGTGCTGGTCTTCATGCTCTACTTCAATTCCAACAATGTGCTGGACCTGTACCGCACCCCGGCCTGGCTGGCCGGGATCCTGCCGCTGCTGGTGTTCTGGCTCGGCCGCCTGTGGGTGCTGTCCTTCCGCGGCGAGGTCAACGAAGACCCGGTCCTGTACGTCAGCAAGGACAAGGTCAGCCTGGTGGTGCTGGCCTGCTGCCTCGCCCTCGCCACGCTGGCCTCCTTCTAAGCCATGCAGACAAGCGTTCCCGCCGCAGCCGCACGCTGGCGCTTCCCGATCCTGGTGGCGCTGGCGCTGGCCGCCCTGCTCGCCATGGTCAAGCCTTACTATGGCGGCGACGTGGTCGAGTACACCCTGGCCACCGTCGCCATCGCCGACCACGGCTCGCCCGACATCCGCCCCGGCGACATCGCCCGCGTGCGCAGTCTCCTGCCGGGCATGCTCGACGCCCCCCTCGACCAGCTCGAACGCGGCATGCGCGCCGGTGACCGGCAGTTGTACGCCGCCTTCGTGCGCGGGCGCGACGGCGACGTGTTCCCGGTCCACTACTTCGGCTATTCGCTGCTGGCCGCCGGCCCGTTCAAGCTGTTCGAAGCGCTCGGCATCCCGCCCTTCAAGGCCTTCCAGGCGGTCAACCTGATGGCGGTGTTCGCGCTGGCGCTGGCGCTGCGCCGCTTTTTCCAGTCCGAGACCCGGGCCTGGCTCGGCCTGGGACTGTTCATGCTGTGCGGCGGCGCGCTCTACCTGCACTGGACCAGCCCGGAGTGCGTCAGCGCCGCCTTCCTGCTGGCGGGCCTGCTGTTCTACACCGCCGGCGCGCCGCTGGCCGGCGGCGTACTGGCCGGGCTGGCCGGACAGCAGAACCCGACCATCGTGTTCTTCTTCGCTTTCGCGCCCCTGATCAAGCTGTGGCTCGACTACGAGCGCCAGCTGGGCTTTGCCGCCAACCTGCGCGTGCAACTCACGCGCCGCACGCTGGTCGGCCTGGCGGCCGGCATGGCGGTGTTCGCGCTGCCGCCGCTGTTCAACCTGTGGCAGTTCGGCGTCCCCAACATCATCGCCAAGCTGTTCTCCGACCCCGGCCTGATCGGCACGACGCGCCTGGCCTCGTTCTACTTCGACCTGAACCAGGGCATGATCATCGGCGTGCCGGGCCTGCTGCTGGCCTTGCTCCTGCTGCTGCCGCGCGCGGAC includes:
- a CDS encoding UbiA family prenyltransferase; protein product: MAEPTITTDLGRPLVVDLDGSLIHSDLLWEAIVLFLKKNILRAWLLPFWLLAGKAAFKERLAREVELDPAALPYDAVVLALVRAERERGRRIVLATGSQRRFAEQIAGHLGLFDLVLATGDGINLTSHNKARRLAELYGAQGYDYLGNSRADLPVWLGCAHPWSVTCKPFRLADGRVTVHSGSVRGNTARALFKALRPRQWLKNLLVFVPMLAGHALDLPTFSASLVAFVAFSLCASSAYLLNDALDAQDDRVHPTKHTRPIASGALPLPLALFASPLLALAAIALCAAFNVLLLAAVLVYFASTVAYSVWLKRLLMVDIVALAVLYSLRVVGGAAATGIPPSFWLLGFSFFIFLSLALLKRHSELINLHKRGKDKTRGRGYTVEDRTPVGIMGVNSAFVSVLVFMLYFNSNNVLDLYRTPAWLAGILPLLVFWLGRLWVLSFRGEVNEDPVLYVSKDKVSLVVLACCLALATLASF